One window of the Bacteroidales bacterium genome contains the following:
- a CDS encoding sigma-54 dependent transcriptional regulator, with the protein MQEEHFTIYVVEDNDWYNRLLVHHLTMNPEFQVRSFFTGKDLLSHLHERPDVITLDYRLPDVKGSDLLRKIRDFDDGIEVIVISEQDDIQTAMDLLREGAFDYLVKNEEISERLHNTIGKIRKNAGLRKRIRVLEQEVGKKYDFEKVIMGSSPVMRQVFDMMNKAASSNITVTITGETGTGKEMVAKAVHYHSARKDMPFVPVNMSAIPSELFESEFFGHEKGAFTGAVARRKGKFEEAHGGTLFLDEIADTDINFQPKMLRALQEREITRVGSNDTVKFDCRIIVASNRNLQEEVKKGTFRQDLYYRLYGLPIDLPPLREREKDVLILARHFMEAFCKENHWPSKTLSEEAKARLLGYPWPGNVRELKSVIELAMVMTSGNNLTAPDIMLSHADFLTDVLSEEMTLRDYEQRIVRFYLNKYHHNIKAVAEKLGIGQATIYRMLKET; encoded by the coding sequence ATGCAGGAAGAACATTTCACCATTTACGTTGTGGAGGACAACGACTGGTACAACCGGTTGCTGGTTCACCACCTGACCATGAACCCGGAGTTCCAGGTCAGGAGTTTTTTCACCGGGAAGGATTTGCTGAGCCACTTGCATGAGCGGCCGGATGTCATCACCCTTGACTACCGCCTGCCCGATGTGAAAGGTTCCGACCTGCTGCGGAAGATCAGGGATTTTGATGACGGGATCGAAGTGATCGTGATCTCCGAGCAGGATGATATCCAGACTGCGATGGACCTCTTGAGGGAGGGGGCATTCGATTACCTCGTCAAAAATGAAGAGATCAGTGAGAGGCTGCACAATACCATCGGCAAGATCAGGAAAAATGCCGGATTAAGAAAGCGTATCCGGGTGCTGGAGCAGGAAGTGGGAAAAAAGTACGATTTCGAAAAGGTGATCATGGGCAGCAGCCCGGTCATGCGGCAGGTCTTCGACATGATGAACAAAGCGGCTTCCAGCAACATTACCGTGACCATTACCGGGGAGACCGGCACGGGCAAGGAGATGGTCGCCAAGGCGGTGCATTACCATTCTGCCCGCAAGGACATGCCATTTGTACCGGTCAACATGAGCGCGATTCCTTCCGAGCTGTTCGAGAGCGAGTTTTTCGGTCATGAAAAGGGTGCTTTCACCGGTGCCGTGGCGCGCCGGAAAGGTAAGTTCGAAGAAGCGCATGGCGGGACCCTCTTCCTGGACGAAATAGCCGATACCGACATCAATTTCCAGCCAAAAATGTTGCGGGCATTGCAGGAGCGCGAGATTACCCGGGTAGGCAGCAACGATACGGTAAAATTCGACTGCCGGATCATTGTAGCCAGCAACCGCAATCTGCAGGAGGAAGTGAAGAAAGGGACATTCAGGCAGGATTTATATTATCGCTTGTATGGATTGCCTATCGATCTGCCGCCTTTACGCGAGCGTGAAAAAGATGTGCTGATCCTGGCCCGTCATTTTATGGAAGCATTCTGTAAAGAAAACCACTGGCCTTCGAAGACCCTCTCCGAAGAGGCAAAAGCCAGGCTGTTGGGCTACCCCTGGCCCGGAAATGTCAGGGAGCTGAAATCGGTAATTGAGCTGGCCATGGTCATGACTTCGGGTAATAACCTGACTGCCCCCGATATCATGCTCAGCCATGCCGACTTCCTGACCGACGTGCTCTCCGAAGAGATGACCCTGAGGGATTATGAACAAAGGATCGTCAGGTTTTATCTCAATAAATATCATCATAACATCAAAGCGGTAGCTGAGAAGCTGGGTATCGGGCAAGCTACCATATACCGCATGTTAAAGGAAACCTGA
- a CDS encoding ice-binding family protein, with product MKTQLLNALIAVILLLIPVLNFAQAPPLGTVANFVLFTSDGAVSNVGISQLTGNVGTNNGSSTGFGNVNGVMHDNDGASAQCAADLLIAYNQLNSAVPTFFPGPLLGNGQILNAGVYSISGAATLNLDLTLNAQGDANALFIFQIQGAFSTSASSKIHLTNGALACNVFWKVEGLVSMASGTTMRGTVIANNAAINMNTGDTLEGRALSTTGAVTVDGVLAYTPIGCGSPILTGPTAPALASIACYALFSSDGPVTNTGITYITGDVGTNVGLTTGFDPLLVTGTIHPIPDASTAQCAADLLDVYNYLNTLPYDIELLYPAQFGNNLVLTPHTYLMNAATIFTDTLYLNAQDNANAVFVIQINGALSTSTYSKVLLINGAQAKNVYWKIEGAVSINNYSVFCGTIICNNGALGVLNTGVKLDGRALTTTGAFTTTAINAVATMIPSNCAPVSVPSLDAANTNEAVTIYPNPFSTSITIMINDASQIKEVELRIYNVLGAEVMNTTLTKQLTTLETSNLPSGIYFYKITGNNKTIQSGKLVSKQ from the coding sequence ATGAAAACACAACTACTCAATGCATTAATCGCAGTTATACTGCTTTTGATACCAGTTCTAAATTTTGCACAAGCTCCTCCTCTGGGAACTGTGGCCAATTTTGTCCTCTTCACTTCTGATGGGGCAGTGAGCAACGTAGGTATTTCGCAGCTTACAGGCAATGTAGGCACGAACAACGGTTCCAGCACCGGTTTCGGAAATGTGAACGGTGTGATGCACGACAATGATGGTGCAAGCGCGCAATGTGCAGCAGATTTGCTGATTGCCTACAATCAGTTGAACAGTGCCGTTCCGACTTTCTTTCCTGGACCTTTGCTTGGAAACGGACAGATTCTTAATGCAGGTGTGTACTCCATATCCGGTGCAGCAACGTTGAACTTAGATCTTACTTTAAATGCACAAGGAGATGCGAATGCGCTATTTATTTTTCAGATACAAGGAGCATTTTCCACAAGCGCTTCTTCTAAAATACATTTAACTAATGGAGCATTGGCATGTAATGTATTCTGGAAAGTGGAAGGTCTGGTAAGCATGGCCTCAGGAACTACCATGAGAGGAACTGTTATTGCGAACAACGCAGCAATTAACATGAACACTGGCGACACGCTTGAAGGAAGAGCACTTTCTACAACCGGGGCTGTTACTGTTGACGGAGTGCTGGCCTATACACCCATCGGTTGCGGAAGTCCTATTCTTACAGGACCAACGGCTCCTGCACTTGCTTCCATAGCATGTTATGCCTTATTTTCTTCTGACGGGCCGGTTACAAACACCGGCATAACGTATATTACGGGTGATGTTGGAACGAATGTCGGTTTAACCACCGGCTTCGATCCGCTGTTAGTAACAGGTACTATTCATCCCATTCCGGATGCTTCTACAGCACAATGTGCAGCCGATTTGCTTGATGTCTATAATTATCTGAACACACTGCCTTATGATATTGAGCTGCTGTATCCTGCACAGTTTGGGAACAACCTGGTTCTTACACCACATACTTACCTCATGAACGCTGCTACAATATTTACAGATACGCTTTACCTCAATGCACAAGATAATGCAAATGCTGTATTTGTTATCCAGATAAACGGTGCTCTTTCGACAAGCACTTATTCAAAAGTTCTTTTGATTAACGGAGCGCAGGCAAAAAATGTGTATTGGAAGATCGAAGGCGCAGTGAGCATAAACAACTATTCTGTTTTCTGCGGAACGATAATCTGTAATAACGGCGCTTTGGGGGTACTAAATACAGGGGTTAAACTTGATGGCAGAGCGCTTACAACCACAGGCGCTTTCACGACTACTGCAATTAATGCCGTTGCTACTATGATACCTTCCAATTGTGCACCTGTAAGCGTTCCATCTCTTGATGCAGCAAATACAAATGAAGCAGTTACCATTTACCCGAATCCATTCAGTACATCCATAACCATCATGATAAATGATGCATCGCAAATTAAGGAAGTTGAATTGAGGATATACAATGTTTTGGGAGCAGAAGTGATGAATACAACCCTCACGAAACAATTAACCACTCTTGAAACAAGTAATCTTCCTTCAGGAATTTATTTCTACAAAATAACCGGCAATAATAAAACAATACAATCAGGCAAACTGGTTTCAAAACAGTAA